Proteins encoded within one genomic window of Triticum aestivum cultivar Chinese Spring chromosome 2D, IWGSC CS RefSeq v2.1, whole genome shotgun sequence:
- the LOC123048182 gene encoding cytochrome P450 71D11-like — protein MRTHDVSFATRPISRIKRLTLVDGSEGLIFAPYGSAWRQLRKICTVELLSTRRVQSSRGIGEQEVQHLLQAVSTTTATPGAAVNLSTLLSSYVNDSTVHTIIGSRFKDRETFLRLMGEGIELFSRPGLPDLYPSSRLAMLVSRKPQLVKQHNQAMMGFMETIIQEHQAPLGATTDKEEDLVDVLLRIQKEDDSLEFPLTTRAANESSSSELD, from the coding sequence ATGAGGACACATGACGTGTCCTTTGCGACGCGCCCCATCAGCAGGATCAAGCGGCTAACCCTTGTTGACGGCTCAGAGGGGCTCATCTTCGCGCCCTACGGCAGCGCCTGGAGGCAGCTCCGCAAGATTTGCACCGTGGAGCTACTCAGCACCCGACGCGTGCAGTCCTCGAGAGGCATCGGCGAGCAGGAGGTCCAGCACCTCCTCCAGGCAGTGTCGACCACAACGGCAACACCGGGGGCTGCAGTGAACCTTAGCACTCTATTGTCATCGTATGTCAATGACTCGACGGTGCACACCATCATAGGGAGCCGGTTCAAGGACCGGGAGACATTCCTTCGGCTAATGGGAGAAGGTATCGAGCTATTCTCGAGGCCCGGCTTGCCGGACCTCTATCCGTCATCAAGGTTAGCCATGCTCGTCAGCCGGAAGCCACAACTGGTGAAGCAACACAACCAAGCAATGATGGGTTTCATGGAAACCATCATCCAAGAGCACCAAGCGCCATTAGGAGCCACAACCGACAAGGAGGAGGACTTGGTTGATGTGCTCTTGAGAATCCAGAAAGAAGATGACTCCTTGGAGTTCCCTCTCACCactagggctgcaaacgagtcgagttcgAGCGAGTTGGACTAG